Part of the Candidatus Bodocaedibacter vickermanii genome is shown below.
GGCATCGCGTGATGGTAAATCGATTCGATTCTCTGTTACCGACATTCGTGTATTTGCTGGACGTGATTCCAATGGTGTTAGAGCGATCCGCTTGGCAGGTGAAAATGAAGTTGTGTCAATGTCATTATTAAACAGCATTGATTTCACAATCGAAGAGCGCAATGCATATTTGAAGATGCGTCGTTTGGATGATGATTCCGTTGCTGAAGATGATGACGAATCAACAGCAGAAGTCACCCTGACCGAAGAGCGTTTTAAAGAACTGCAAGCCAAGGAAGAGTATATCTTAACCCTTACAGATAAAGGCTATGGTAAACGTACGTCGTCTTTTGAATATCGCGTAACGCACCGTGGCGGGCAGGGGCTTACAAACATTGGCTTGTCGGCTAAAAACGGTAAAGTGATTAGCTCATTCCCTGTAGGTCATGGAGATGATATCGTTTTGATGTCGGATGCAAGTACAACGATTCGTTGCCCTGTTGAAGGTGTTCGTATTTGTGGACGAACTTCCCAAGGTGTAATCGTAATTCGATTGGCTGAAAATGAAAAAGTCATATCAACAACGCGTTTGGACGAATCAAAAATTGTCCAAGATGACGCGATTGATATAGAAGTAGGTATTGAAGAGTAAAACTAGTCAGCTTATAAAAAGCCCCCAAACTTTGGGGGCTTTTTTATTGGATATTCATTTGCTGTTAGGCTGGCAACGTGCCGTTGTACCAGCGTGACGCTGGACCCAATAGACTTATGCGAATAAATTTCTAACTGTCGTGACGCTGCTTTGTGTAATCTGTGTTAAATCACATCGAATCTAACCTAACGGATGCAACGGCATGTTGCCGGCTCAAGGGCGCTTTACGCGCCAGAGCGGCGGGTTGCCGCTATCAAATCGCATTGCGATTTGCTTGAGCCGCATAAAGACAGAGGCGGGTATAAATGAGAGAGTTGATACAGCCGGGAGATATGCTGAGAGAGATCTCCAAGGAGCATTGGGTTGTTTTTGTAATCCGTGTTAACGCAGAGTGGGTCTAAGTGACGGGGCTGCACCCTATAAGTTAGACCCGATGTGCTCAAACACGGATTATAGGTGTTTAGCTATATTTATTAATGTTAACTCACCTTTTTGTGAGAAAATGACGTATTGCTTCGTCTGTTGTTTTTACGATTTAAGGGGTGTGTGACATGTTAATTATTAACCTTCATTAACACAGGATAACGAGTGAGTATTTTTTAACCATTCGTATCTGAATTAAACGAGCGTTACTATATTTCTGAAATCATGTTATTGGGTGCTGGTAATAAATAAAAACCCCTCACTCATATAGGGTTGAGCAGGGGGGGGGCTTATATAAGTATAGATTATTGTGTTAAGTAAGCATGGGCTGTTTGAAGGCCTTCAGCAACGGCTGCGGCTGCTGTATACATTAGTTTTCCACTAAACCAGAAGATTTTAGTTAACGACACACTTAAGGTTGCAACACTAATTGCGATATTCGCGATTGGCGCAACTAAACTAACTATGCCATTTAAAACCTCAGCAACAGCTAGAGTACTTTCTTTTAGAGCTTTTTCAATTTCAGATAAACTTGCCTTAAGCTCTTCTGTGTGACTGGAAAGTTTTACTTCTTCTATTATTACCGCAGTAGTTTCAGTAGTTGTTGTGTCTGCTGAAGCAGCAGAAACTGTAGCATCATTTTCCGTCGGTTTAGCAACGGTTTCAGTGTCTCTTTTTATATCTGTTAGGGTTACTGCTTCGGTTGTTTCTGTAGAAGCGCGTACATAATCCTGTTGGCTGACAGGATCTAAGTATGCATCAATGTGTGCGCCGAATAATAAAGCAGCTGTTAACCCAATAACGTGTAGTGATAATCTCATAATTTTCATCGTTCCATTAATCCTTAAGGGGTTTATAGGGGTAGATAGAAATAAAGTCAAGTAAATTTACACAAAATTAAGAATTATATTTATTAGTTCATTGAACGGACGTTATTAAGCCTTCTGAAGAGGGATGATCCCTGGACTCCATAGGGCAACGTGCCGTTGCATCCACCAGCGTGACGCTGGACTCAATAGAATTATACGAATAAATTTCTAAGTGTCGTAATGTTGTTTTCTAATAATCCGTGTCAGATCACATCGGATTTCATCTAATGGATGCAACGGCACGTTGCCAACCGCCTTGAACTTGTTCTTCCCAAACGGTGAGATCTCCGATGGATTGAGCCCATTGAGTGGATTCATTTGACCATGCTGAATCCAAGATTAATACTTTCTCAAATTGGCTTAGGTTAGTTGGGCGGACGGCATCGATTAAGACGAGCACTTGCGCGCCATTTGGATTTTCATCGGTACATGTTAGCCAGATAGGTTGGTAGGATGGATTGCCATCGTCAGCGGTTCCGTGGGGAAGTAGCTCTGATTTAGAGTATGTCCATAGGAAAGTATCAATGATTTTTAATTGATCTTCCGAAGGTGCCATCACCACGGCACGTTGTCCTGCGGCTAAGACTTTTTCTAAAAGCTTAGGGAGTACTTTTTCTAAAGGACTAATACTGTGGTGATAGCCAACAATCTGCATGGGGTTATTTGCCTTCGTAATAAGTTGAAACCAGTTGATCTAATAAGCGAACACCAAACCCAGAGGCTCCTGCAGCGCAGAGGTCACGAGCTTTATTAGCCCAAGCCATACCTGCGATATCTAAGTGAGCCCATGGATGATCGTTCACAAATCGTTGTAAGAATTGAGCCGCGGTGATGCTGCCACCCGTTCCAGAATCCCCTACGTTTTTCATATCGGCCACGGTTGAATTGATGGCTTTATCGTAGGCCTCACCCAAGGGCATGCGCCATACTTTTTCACCACTTGTTTGTCCGATTTTAAACAGACGATCTGCAAGTTCATCATTGTTTGAGAATAATCCTGCGTGTTCTTGACCAAGCGCCACAACAATCGCACCGGTTAAGGTGGCTAGATCGATCATAAACTGAGGTTTGAAGCGGTCTTGTGTGTACCACAATGCATCTGCCAATACCATGCGACCTTCGGCATCTGTGTTTTGACATTCGATCGTTTGTCCCGACATGCTGACCCATACGTCGCCTGGACGTTGAGCATTTCCTGAAGGCATGTTTTCCGCAAGCCCTGCAACACCAACCACATTGACGTTTGCTTTACGGCTTGCTAAGGCTTTCATAAGTCCAAGAACAACACCAGCACCCGCCATATCATATTTCATATCATGCATGCGGTCTGCAGGTTTTATGCTGATTCCGCCGGTATCAAAGGTGACGCCTTTACCCACAAAAGCAAGTGGAGCATCGCCTGATTTTCCACCGTTCCAGCGCATGATGCACAACTTTGATTCGCGGACGCTTCCTTGACCCACGGCCAATAGTGAGTTCATACCTAGTTCTTGCATTTCATCTTCGCCAAGGATCTCAACTTCAACACCCAGTTGGCGCAGTTCTTTTGCGCGGTCACAAAATGTTTCAGGATACAAAATATTTGGAAGTTCGGATACGACGTCACGGGTTAAAAAGACGCCGTCAGTTATACTAGCAAAATCGGCATACGTTGTTTCAAGCTCAGCAACGTTGTCATAAGCGATGATAAGGGTTTTGAAAACGCGTTTGGGTTTTGTTTTTTCAGTTGTGAAATATTTATCAAAACTCCAACTGCGAAGACGAACCCCTGTTGCAATTAACGCAACGTGACGAGAGTTAAGACCTGAAAATAATGCAAAACCATTTGTTTCTTTACCACTTAATAAGGCTGATGCTAAAGCTCCACCAATGGTTTGAAGTTCGTAATCAGTGAGCTTTTCTTTTTCACCCAAACCAATAACGATAATACGATTATATGCGATATCAACGGGTGCAATCATATCCATTACGTCTTTTGGTTTTGCTTTAAAGTCTTTTGCTTTAGCCGCTTTTGCGATTAGAATAATGACTTCTTGGCTAAGGTCATTGCCATGCGTGTGTACAGTTCCATCGGCAAACATGCCAACGACAATTACTGAGTTTTCGGTAGGTTTAAACTCTGGTTGAAACCGCAATTCCATATTATCTATCCTTATATTTGTGATTGTTTAATACCATGGCTTGATTATTTCTTTTTAAGGGTAATAAATCAAGTCTTATCAGCGAATTTAACGAATGTTAATGACTAATCCATCGTAAGCAGGACGAATGTGATCGGGCAGTTGCTTGCATAAGGTGTCATAGTCTAAGTCTTTACTCATCTGCGTGAAGTAGGCGTGTTTGGGTTTAACGCGATCAATCCACTCTAACGTTTTATCCAGATGTGCATGAACGTTTGAGGGTGTCAACCGCAGGCAATCGACGACCCATATATCAATACCTTCTAAGGCTTTAAACGCTGCATCATCCAGATGAACAGCATCTGTTGAATAGGCAAAGTTATCAATCCTAAACCCAAGGGTTGTAATGGTTCCATGATCTTGCAAAAACGGTTTTAGTTCGATATCCCCAATTGTGAGTGGAGATAGGTCGATGAGGTGCGGTTCAAGAAACGCATTGAAATCTTTGGGAGTTGCTGCGTTTTGTCCAATCCCAAAGAGATAGGGAAAGCGCAATTGCAATTCGTTCATGCACCGTTCATCCGTATATACCGGGATTGATTTCTGATCGTTAAGATAATAAATAAGCCTTAAATCATCAATGCCGTGGGTATGATCCGCATGTTCATGGGTGTAAAATATGGCATCAAAATTTGAAATATTATTGTCGAGGAGTTGTTGCCGCATATCTGGACTGGTATCCACCAACAGTTTTGTTTCATCATATTCAATAAAAACAGACGATCGTGTGCGACGATTTTTAGGATTATTCGGATCGCAGTTGCCCCAGTTGTTTCCAATGACAGGAACACCAGCAGAAGCACCGCATCCTAAAATTGTAACTTTAAAGCTCATACCGTTCCTTTGACAATCGAATCAAGCTTAACTTACACTATTTTCAAAAGAATTGGGTAGGACATTTTTGGCAACGTGCCGTTGCATCCGTTAGGATAGATTGGGTGTGGTTGTGACATGGGTTTCAAATAACGAAAACCGTGAGTGAGATATGAGAGAATGGGGAGGATTTGATTCTTTGAGTTGGATTGATGTGGTTGGGCACGGATTTAATTTTTCCAAACCGTATTACCTAATGAGTCCAGCGTCACGCTGGCGGCTTAAGGGTGCTTTGCGCACCAACGCGGCATAAAGACAGAGGCGGGTATAAAAGAGAGCTGATACATCTAGTGGATGTGCTGTGTGAGAGCTTCGAGGTAATGTGTTGGTTGCGTATAATCCGTGTCAGGTCACATCGGATAAATCTATTGGGTCCAGGGATCATCCTTGGTGCAATCTAGCAGGTTGCCAGTGTCACGCTGCCTTGACAAAATGTATTACGTGTGATAGTATACCTTATCAAAACAAAAATGAGGTCTATCATGCAAAATCTAGAATCGTACACACCAGGATATGTGGGATTATAATTTTTTGTTGATGACTCGTTAACTTTTTTACTCTATTTAATCGTCTAAAAATTCAATCCTGCAGATTCCTTAAATCACATGGCTAATTTATATAGCTTATTTTAATTATTCGCACGCGTTGTGCGGTATAGCTAGATTAATTTATTTGGGTATGAGGGGCGAAGCGAGACATGTACTACAACGTGACGCTGCACCCTATAAGTTAGATCCGACATGTTCAGACACGGATTATAAGAAGTCAGCTATATATAACGTATAGAGAAAATTATGTGCACTTATACACAAACGTCAGGGGCAACTGTTACAGTAATTGCGTCTGAAAAAACGTGGATTGAAGACGAAGCGATTCAACAACTTAAGACAACTGCTGAATTAAACGGAATGAAAAGAGTCGTGGGCTTACCTGATTTGCATCCCGGTAGAGGGACGCCGATTGGGGCAGCTTTTATGTCTGAATCGTGGATTTATCCTCACTTAGTTGGGAATGATATTGGTTGCGGAATGGGTCTGTGGAAAACAGATTTATCCGTTCATAAACTAAAACTGGATACGTGGGTGTCTAAACTGGATAATCTGGATGAACCATGGGATGGGGATACATCTGAATGGTTGTCAGACTATCAATTGGGTTCAACTCCCTTTGATCATTCACTTGGAACGATTGGGGGTGGGAATCATTTTGCAGAGTTGCAAAAAATTGAATCGGTGCTGGATAAGGAACTATTTGAAACATTAGGGTTATCAACAAAGCACTTTTATCTGCTGGTGCATTCTGGATCCAGAGGATTAGGTGAATTCATTTTACGAAAACACACGGATGGATCAATAGGATTATTGGAAAATTCACCAGAAGCTATTGATTATTTGACTCAACATGATATGGCGGTAAGATGGGCGGGTGCTAATCGATCCCTGATTGCGCATCGATTTCTGAGCTGCTTAAAAGGCACTGGATCCAAGGTCTTGGATGTCTTTCACAATACTGTTGAACCGTATAATGAAGACAATCAATCCTATTGGCTGCATCGCAAAGGGGCAACGCCTTCTGATCAAGGGGGTGTCGTGATTCCTGGATCTAGGGGGAGCTTTAGTTATCTAGTAATGCCCACGGGATCTCAAGTTTCAAACGCATATTCATTGGCGCATGGAGCAGGGCGCAAGTGGAAACGCACGGATGCAAAGTCTAAATTGTCGAAATTTCGAATGGACGATTTAACCCATACGGATCTTGGAAGTCGAGTCATATGTGAAGATAAAGACTTGATTTTTGAAGAGGCTCCGCAAGCTTACAAAAAAATTGATACCGTGGTGAATGATCTTGTAAATGAAGGGTTAATCAAGGTGGTTGCGATTCTAAGGCCTGTCATTACCTATAAAACGAGGAGGGGTAAATGAGTCAAGACACTATTCTGAGATGGGTTCAAATCACATCGGGACAGGGGCCTGCTGAGTGCGAATTGGCAGTACAACACGTTTTAGATCGTTTTCTGAAAGAGGCTTTGCAACAGCATCTTAAAGTGGATGTTTTAGAAAAAATACCCGGAGAGAAAGGCAACATCTATCAATCCGTACTGTTGAGTGTCAGTGGTGATAGCCTGATTCCGTTTCTGAAACGATGGCAGGGAACGATCCAATGGATTTGTGAAAGTCCGTATCGTCCAACCCACAAGCGTAAAAATTGGTTTATCGGCGTTAACATATTGAATGCGTTAGATTCTCACAAAGATATTAACGTTGCCGATTTGAGGTTTGAAACAATGCGAGCATCTGGAGCCGGTGGCCAGCATGTGAATACAACGGACAGTGCCGTTCGTGTGATTCATATTCCAACGGGGCTTACGGCATTTGCTCAAGAAGAGCGTTCTCAACATATGAATAAAAAACTTGCGCTTGCTAGATTGTCCGCTGCGTTTGATGAGCGATCTATGGCTGCACGATTTGAGAAAAATCACGAGAAACATAGCAAACATTATGAGTTAGAGCGTGGCAATCCAACACGTGTGTTTGTCGGTCAAGACTTTAAGGAGAAAGTTAGATAACTTAAGGGTGGGAAATCGAGGGGAAGCCTCTTTGCTTCATCCTCGATTGGGTGGGCAATGAAACGTCTCCTGAGCTTACTTAGCGAGGGAGCCTATTTTTCTGCACCTTTGGACACACATTCATAAAGTTTTGCGTTGTTTGATCAATCACGTCTTTTAATGGCAGGCCTTTGAGTTCTGCGACTTTTTCTGCGACATGAACAACGTACGCAGGTTGGTTGGGTTTGCCTCGATACGGCATTGGGGCAAGATAAGGCGAATCGGTTTCAATCAAGATGCGATCCAGCGGTAACCACCTGACGATATCTTGCAGTTGAGTTGCCGTTTTAAACGTCGCAATTCCTGAAATAGAAATATAGTATCCTAAATCTAAACACGCTTTTGCCATTTCGGGACTGCCCGTAAAGCAATGGATGATTCCAGTTACGCCTTGCGCTGAGTCTGATTGTAAGTATTTTACCGTATCAGTATCAGCATCACGGGAATGAATAACCAAAGGTAAGTTTTCGTGTTTTGCTGCATCGATATGTGCTAAAAAGCTTTTGTGTTGGGTTGCTCTGTCGCTGTGTTCGTAATAATAATCCAAGCCTGTTTCGCCAAAGCTAATCACTTTATCGGTGACTTCGGCCAGCAATGCATCAGTAATTTGGGTTTGTGATAGGTGTGTGACTTCCGATGATTCGTTGGGGTGAACGCCGATAGAGCAGAACACATTATCGAATTGATCTGCTATCCCCTTGATCATCGCACTTTCATCTAATCGCGTTGAAATCGTATGCAACAAGCGAACATTGGCATCCCAAGCAGATTGGACGATGTCTTTTAAATCATTGTCTTTTTGCAAATAATCAAGATGGCAATGGGTATCAATGTACATGGGTTAGCTTTCTTCTGTTTCTAAGGTTCTGCGCGCTGCCAGTGCTGTAATAAGGGTGCCGGAATCTAAATAATCTAATTCTCCACCCAATGGGACACCATGGGCAATCGACGTTATTTTAAGCCCCGGGCTTGCAAGCTCTGCCGCCAGATAATGGTTCGTTGTTTGACCTTCTAACGTTACATTCAACGCTAAGGTCAGTTCTGTCGTTTGATTCGATTGAATGCGCTGTTTTAGGTAAGGAATGCGCAGTTCATCAGGACCAATACCGTCTAAGGCAGATAAGGTTCCGCCCAAGACATGGTAAATTCCTTGGAAGGCGCCAGAACGTTCAAGCGCCCACAAATCAGCAACGTGTTCAACAACGCAAAGGTGAGCTTTGTTGCGACGCTGGTTGCTGCAAATTGTACAGGGATTTTCAGTGTCCAAGTTGCCACATTCAGTGCATTCAGATACATGTTCTGCTGTATGTGCAAGCAAATCGATTAAAGGCAATAGTTTTTGTTGTTTGTGTTTTAAAAGGTATAGCACAAACCGCCGGGCAGAACGTGGTCCAAGCCCCGGCATTTTAGAAAAAAATTTAATTAACCCTTCGATATCTGCGCCAACCATGATGTGTCCTTAATTTAGAACGGTAATTTCATGCCGCCAGGTAATCCAAGACCTCCGGTTACTTTTTCCATTTCAGAGCCTGCCCGCGCATCTATTTTACGCTTTGCATCGCTGAGTGCAGCCACCAAAAGATCTTCTAACATTTCTTTGTCGTTAGGATTTAATAACTCTTCAGACACCGTTATTTTTTTAACGTCTGTTTTGCCATTCATGGTGACTGTCACCATGCCTGCCCCTGCAGAGCCTTCCTCAATAATATTGACAAGATTGTCTTGCATTTCCTGCATTTTCTTTTGCATTTCTTGAGCTTTTTTCATCATTCCAGCAATATTCATGAACTGTCCTTAATTGAGTGTTGAATGACAATAAATTATCTGAATATGAAACACATCGCAAGCAAAACGTTTTCTTTTTCAAGTTAAGTATAGTTGATTCATTACGTTAGAGAGGATAATGGCGTTCGCAACCAGTATCAACGCAACGTGCCGCCAGGGATGATTTCTGGATCCAATAAATTAGATCCAATGTGATTTGACACGGATTATCTGCAGTAAATACAGGTTCATTTTATCTGTGATTTGCTATATTAAGAGAATCGCATCATGTTTCTTGACTTTTGAAAAAATATTCCCATATACCTTATATAAGATGGAGATTGAAATGAAACCTTTATTTGCGTGTATCGTCGGTATGATGATCGGGAGTATCGTCCTGTTAAGTTCTGCATTTTACAAGCCCCACGATTTAAGCCTTTTTCAATTACAGCGTGCCTCCAGCGTGACGCTGGATCCAATAAATTAGATCCGATGTGATTTGACAGGGATTATATGGAGCAATCGCAGGTTCATTTTATCCGTGATTGCCTATAGATTATAAAAAAATCAATATTATTTAAAAAAAATAGATTGACTTATCAAAATGAATATGTATAATTTAACTATAATATGCATATTAGTGTATTCTTACAGCTCTCAAATGGGGGCTTTTTTTTATGCGTCGATCATTCTGACGCCATTTAGAAAGGACTTCATTAAATTACAAGGAGAGTGTGAGAAGATAGTTTTACCGATCTGTGCGTTAGGTAATGACGCCTAAAAAATTCAATAGTGATCAATCTGTTGAGATTAATAATTAATCTAAGCCTCCTAATCGGGAGGCTTTTTTATTTTAAGGAGAAAACCATGTGGAATTGGATAACAGGACGAAAAACAGCGCCGCGCCCTCAAATGGCGATGCCCAGTCAATTAAAGGCGCAATGGACATCGCGACATTATGCTCCATTGGTAAAAGAAGGCTATGAAAAGAATGTAATAGTTTACCGATGCGTAGCGATGATTGCACGGGGGATCGCGACTGTACCTTGGTTGCTGTATGACGGGGATACAGAGCTAATGTCTCACCCTTTATTAGATTTATTGCGACGACCAAGCCCTGGAGAATCTGGGGCTTCTTTTTTAGAGAATCTTGCAACTTCATTTTTATTATCGGGCAATGCCTTTGTGCATGTTGATATTGATCAACACGGAATTCCTATACAGTTAAAGGTTTTAAGACCAGATCGCGTGCGGGTAATTACGGAAAATGGACAGCTTGCTGCATATGATTATACTGTGGACGGAGCGACGCGTCGCTTATCTGCGGAAGCTGTATTGCATTTAAAATCCATTCATCCGTTGAATGATTGGTATGGGTTAAGCCCCATTGAAGTGGCAGCGATGGCTATTGACCAACACAATGCTGTCAGTACCCATAATTTGGCGTTATTGCAAAACGGTGGACGTCCATCGGGCGTGTTCATATGGAAAGGCACTGATGATGGGTGGGGGTTAACAGATGAACAAAAGCATTCCATCCGGGATAGTATTACTCAGGTGTATTCTGGGCAAGGAAATGCCGGACGCATTATGGTGTTGGAAGGTGACGTGGAGTGGAAAGAACTGGGATTAAGTCCCAAGGATCTTGATTTTTCCGAGGGGAAACATATTGCTGCACGAGAGATATCCCAAGCATTTGGGGTGCCGCCAATGTTAGTGGGCGTACCAGGAGATGCAACATATACCAATTACAAGGAAGCCAGGTTTCATTTGTGGGAGGATACAACACTGCCCTTGTTAGAACGGTTTCAGCATGCGTTTACACAGTTTGTAGCAAAAAAATATGATGAAAATCTGAAGTTTTCTTATGATGTGGATGCCATTGCAGCATTGGCTCCCCGACGTGAAGCGACGTGGCGAAAGTTATCTGATGCGTCGTTCTTAAGTGAAAATGAAAAACGTCAAGCCCTTGGCTACAGCCCTGCCAGCGTGACGCTGGACCCATTAGGTTAGATCCGATTGGTAGAGATGATTTCTGTTAACTAAGAGCTGTGACTATGTCGTTTTTATGAAATATGTGTCGGAACAAATCGGATGTAATCTAACGAATGCAACCGCAGGTTGCCAAGGAGAATTTAATGCAAAACGAAGTGCGTACAATAAAGATAGAAGGATACGCGAGTATCTTTCACGAACCAGATCAATTAAAAGATGTGTTATTGCCGGGTGCGTTTTCAATCGATAAGAGTGTGGGTGTTCCAGTGTTATGGCAGCATTATCCCGGCACACCCGTTGGTAGGGTGGTATCTGCAATAGAAGATAAGCTTGGACTGTGGGTGACCTTGGAATTATGTTTGGAAACCCAAGTTGGAAAAGAGGCGGCTAAATTGATTCAAAGCCGCATATTAAGTGGATTATCTATTGGATATACAGTGATAAAATCTGCACGGGGGAGCGGCGATGTTCGCCGTGTTTTACACAAGGTTGCGTTAAAGGAAATATCCTTAGTGACGTTTCCAGCACACGTAAAAGCACGCATAAAGTTTGATTAGAAAAACAGTGCACGTTCATTTTATCCGTGATTTGCTATAACTGTTATATATAAGCTAAAGATGTGTGTACGAAATAATAATAAAAACAATAGATGATGGATATGCCCTTATTCCAGATTCTCAGGTGTTTAAAGGAAAAATTTCTGTGAGGCTAAGTGTAACATTAATAAAAATAGCAAAGGCTTCCGAAGAGGGATCGCCAAGATCACCATCATCACCTGGAGAAAGAAGAAAATAAGGAAGCATTATTTAATTTTGTCTGATTGTTAAGAGAGCAATTCTAACTATTGTAATATTTTTTCTAGATAAACGGAGTAGATTCTATTATAGATAGGATTCTAAAAATAAGTTAATACGGAGAAGAATAATGAATAAATTTTTATATGCTATGTGTCTGCTTGGAACAATGTCTCACGCGGCTGAGGCGGCTGCTCATGAGGGGGCGCTTTCACCTCAAGGGCATCATGGTGGGAAAAATGGTGGGATGTGTGGCACAGCTTTCAGACATTGCGACGAGGCTGCTACGCTAATAATCACAGTTAGACAGCTAGACGAAACAAGGGGAGTAATTGGTAAACCACGGGATTTTCCAATTTCTAGCAATATGACGGTCCCTGATTTCAAAGCTATTTTAATGGAGGCTTTAAGAATTCCTGCTGCCCACCGTATAATGTGGAATGGTGTTGAAGTTATGAGAGAAAATGTTGATGCAGAGCGCGCATTAATTACTTTAGCCTCTATATTTAATGGGGTATCTGGAATACTTACTATTGATGTAATAGTGGATCATGGTCGATCACCTATGCTGACACCAGTTCC
Proteins encoded:
- a CDS encoding DNA polymerase III subunit chi; the protein is MQIVGYHHSISPLEKVLPKLLEKVLAAGQRAVVMAPSEDQLKIIDTFLWTYSKSELLPHGTADDGNPSYQPIWLTCTDENPNGAQVLVLIDAVRPTNLSQFEKVLILDSAWSNESTQWAQSIGDLTVWEEQVQGGWQRAVASIR
- a CDS encoding leucyl aminopeptidase, yielding MELRFQPEFKPTENSVIVVGMFADGTVHTHGNDLSQEVIILIAKAAKAKDFKAKPKDVMDMIAPVDIAYNRIIVIGLGEKEKLTDYELQTIGGALASALLSGKETNGFALFSGLNSRHVALIATGVRLRSWSFDKYFTTEKTKPKRVFKTLIIAYDNVAELETTYADFASITDGVFLTRDVVSELPNILYPETFCDRAKELRQLGVEVEILGEDEMQELGMNSLLAVGQGSVRESKLCIMRWNGGKSGDAPLAFVGKGVTFDTGGISIKPADRMHDMKYDMAGAGVVLGLMKALASRKANVNVVGVAGLAENMPSGNAQRPGDVWVSMSGQTIECQNTDAEGRMVLADALWYTQDRFKPQFMIDLATLTGAIVVALGQEHAGLFSNNDELADRLFKIGQTSGEKVWRMPLGEAYDKAINSTVADMKNVGDSGTGGSITAAQFLQRFVNDHPWAHLDIAGMAWANKARDLCAAGASGFGVRLLDQLVSTYYEGK
- a CDS encoding MBL fold metallo-hydrolase, which codes for MSFKVTILGCGASAGVPVIGNNWGNCDPNNPKNRRTRSSVFIEYDETKLLVDTSPDMRQQLLDNNISNFDAIFYTHEHADHTHGIDDLRLIYYLNDQKSIPVYTDERCMNELQLRFPYLFGIGQNAATPKDFNAFLEPHLIDLSPLTIGDIELKPFLQDHGTITTLGFRIDNFAYSTDAVHLDDAAFKALEGIDIWVVDCLRLTPSNVHAHLDKTLEWIDRVKPKHAYFTQMSKDLDYDTLCKQLPDHIRPAYDGLVINIR
- a CDS encoding RNA ligase RtcB family protein is translated as MCTYTQTSGATVTVIASEKTWIEDEAIQQLKTTAELNGMKRVVGLPDLHPGRGTPIGAAFMSESWIYPHLVGNDIGCGMGLWKTDLSVHKLKLDTWVSKLDNLDEPWDGDTSEWLSDYQLGSTPFDHSLGTIGGGNHFAELQKIESVLDKELFETLGLSTKHFYLLVHSGSRGLGEFILRKHTDGSIGLLENSPEAIDYLTQHDMAVRWAGANRSLIAHRFLSCLKGTGSKVLDVFHNTVEPYNEDNQSYWLHRKGATPSDQGGVVIPGSRGSFSYLVMPTGSQVSNAYSLAHGAGRKWKRTDAKSKLSKFRMDDLTHTDLGSRVICEDKDLIFEEAPQAYKKIDTVVNDLVNEGLIKVVAILRPVITYKTRRGK
- the prfH gene encoding peptide chain release factor H, which codes for MSQDTILRWVQITSGQGPAECELAVQHVLDRFLKEALQQHLKVDVLEKIPGEKGNIYQSVLLSVSGDSLIPFLKRWQGTIQWICESPYRPTHKRKNWFIGVNILNALDSHKDINVADLRFETMRASGAGGQHVNTTDSAVRVIHIPTGLTAFAQEERSQHMNKKLALARLSAAFDERSMAARFEKNHEKHSKHYELERGNPTRVFVGQDFKEKVR
- a CDS encoding TatD family hydrolase is translated as MYIDTHCHLDYLQKDNDLKDIVQSAWDANVRLLHTISTRLDESAMIKGIADQFDNVFCSIGVHPNESSEVTHLSQTQITDALLAEVTDKVISFGETGLDYYYEHSDRATQHKSFLAHIDAAKHENLPLVIHSRDADTDTVKYLQSDSAQGVTGIIHCFTGSPEMAKACLDLGYYISISGIATFKTATQLQDIVRWLPLDRILIETDSPYLAPMPYRGKPNQPAYVVHVAEKVAELKGLPLKDVIDQTTQNFMNVCPKVQKNRLPR
- the recR gene encoding recombination mediator RecR; its protein translation is MVGADIEGLIKFFSKMPGLGPRSARRFVLYLLKHKQQKLLPLIDLLAHTAEHVSECTECGNLDTENPCTICSNQRRNKAHLCVVEHVADLWALERSGAFQGIYHVLGGTLSALDGIGPDELRIPYLKQRIQSNQTTELTLALNVTLEGQTTNHYLAAELASPGLKITSIAHGVPLGGELDYLDSGTLITALAARRTLETEES
- a CDS encoding YbaB/EbfC family nucleoid-associated protein, producing the protein MNIAGMMKKAQEMQKKMQEMQDNLVNIIEEGSAGAGMVTVTMNGKTDVKKITVSEELLNPNDKEMLEDLLVAALSDAKRKIDARAGSEMEKVTGGLGLPGGMKLPF
- a CDS encoding phage portal protein; amino-acid sequence: MWNWITGRKTAPRPQMAMPSQLKAQWTSRHYAPLVKEGYEKNVIVYRCVAMIARGIATVPWLLYDGDTELMSHPLLDLLRRPSPGESGASFLENLATSFLLSGNAFVHVDIDQHGIPIQLKVLRPDRVRVITENGQLAAYDYTVDGATRRLSAEAVLHLKSIHPLNDWYGLSPIEVAAMAIDQHNAVSTHNLALLQNGGRPSGVFIWKGTDDGWGLTDEQKHSIRDSITQVYSGQGNAGRIMVLEGDVEWKELGLSPKDLDFSEGKHIAAREISQAFGVPPMLVGVPGDATYTNYKEARFHLWEDTTLPLLERFQHAFTQFVAKKYDENLKFSYDVDAIAALAPRREATWRKLSDASFLSENEKRQALGYSPASVTLDPLG
- a CDS encoding HK97 family phage prohead protease, whose translation is MQNEVRTIKIEGYASIFHEPDQLKDVLLPGAFSIDKSVGVPVLWQHYPGTPVGRVVSAIEDKLGLWVTLELCLETQVGKEAAKLIQSRILSGLSIGYTVIKSARGSGDVRRVLHKVALKEISLVTFPAHVKARIKFD